ATTTAGTCCAGATGGAGAAATTTTAGCGAGTAGCGGTGCAGACCATAAGATAAAATTGTGGAACCTAGAAACAGGTGAATGCTTGCACACCCTATCTCAACACCAAAGTTGGGTACGTTCTATTGCTTTTAATCCAAGCGGTGACACCTTAGCCAGTGGAAGTGGCGATCGCACGATTGCAATCTGGGATTATCATACAGGTGAGTGCATCAAAACATATACAGGGCATACGAACAGTGTCTATTCTGTTGCCTATAGTCCTAATGGAGATATACTCGTGAGTGGAAGTGGCGATCGTACTGTCAAACTTTGGGATTGTCATACCCACACCTGCATAAAAACACTGCACAAACAAACCAATGAAGTTTGTTGCGTAGCATTCAGCCCAGATAATCAAACAATTGCTTGCGTCAGCTTAGATCAAACAATGCGATTGTGGGATTACCACAACGGGCAATGTTTAAAAACTTGGCAAGGAAACACCGATTGGGCGCTACCCGTTACATTTAGCCCCAACGGGCAAATTTTAGCCAGTGGTAGTAACGACAAAACAATTAAATTATGGGACTGGCAAACAGGAAATTGTCTGTTGAGCTTGCAAGGACACACAGACTTTATTTATGGTTTAACATTTAGTCCAGATGGGCAAATTTTAGCCAGTGCCAGCACCGATTCTACAGTCAGGTTATGGGCTGTAAACACGGGAAAATGCTTTCAAATTTTACAAGGACATACAGATTGGGCTTATACTGTAACTTTTCATCCTTCATCTGAAATCATTGCCAGTGGCAGTGCTGACTGTACCATTAAACTATGGGATTGGCACACCGGACAGTGTTCCAAAAATTTAATCGGTCATGCAGACAAAATTTGTGGACTAGTCTTTAGTCCTAATGGGCAAATATTAGCGAGTGCCAGTGCCGATCAAACTGTGAAGTTATGGAATTGGGAAACAGGTCATTGCACAACAACTTTACCTGCTCATGATGCCAGAGTTTACACCGTTATATTTAGCCCAGATGGTCAAACTTTAGCCACTTGTAGCACTGACCAAACGATAAAATTATGGGATTGTGAAACGGGTAAATGCCTTAAAACTTTCACAGAGCATACCAACTGGGTATTTGCCATTGCCTTTAGCCCAGATGGACAAATCCTTGCTAGCGCTTCCCACGACCAAACCGTCAGAATATGGAATATAAAAACGGGGAAATGTCAACATATCTGTATTGGACACGCCCATCTAGTTTCTTCTGTTGCTTTTCATCCGGATGGAAAAGTCATAGCGAGTGGATCGCAAGACCAATCCGTAAGGATTTGGGATGTAAAGACAGGAGAATGTGTGAGAATCTTGAGAGCGAAAAGACTCTACGAGGGGATGAATATTACTGGTGTGACAGGTTTAACGGATGCAACAGTTTTGACACTTCACTCTTTGGGTGCGGTAAGTTTAGATAGGTAACTCCACGATACTTCAACTCAGATTTGGTTTGAGTTGGAACTGTTGTTATCCTCAAAATTGAGTAACTAATGCCTCGATACTTTGTATTGACAAAATATGGGGGGTTTGGGAATTGGGTATGGCTTGTGTTGTATTGAGAACCGCGATAAGAGAGTTGCATTATTGAATTTTTGTGGTTAACTCGTGTTGACTGTTATCACCATAGAATTTAACTTTCCTTAAGTCCATGTATAAAAGTTATGGAGTTGGTAAGTTAGAGACGACTTAACTTTTCACTCAACTCTGATATAGCGATTCCCACACTCGTGAAGTACACCGAAGAAATAATTAACCGCAGATGAACGCAGACGGACGCAGATAAATTGGTACCTCAGCAGCCCGGAAAACGCTATAAGAAAATACCAATAGATATTAAGAAACAAATCGATTCAAAAATTCTAGATTTAGCAATAGAACCTCGTCCAAACGGTGTAAAAAAATTACAATATGAGAATTCATATCGAATTCAAGTAGGAGATTACCGAGTTATTGATGAAATAGAAGATAATTTTTTATTAGTCGTAGCTCGAATTCCTCAAATATAATAGATATTAGGATCGCATTGTCCTTAAGACCAGTTCTCCCACTGTTAGCCCATGCAAATCACTCTCAACCTCGATGAAGCCCTTCTTAACGAAGCATTCCAGCTTACCAACCTCACTACTCAAGAAGAACTGCTTAACCTCGCTCTGCAAGAACTTGTACGCTCGCGTCGAAAGAAAAACCTTCTCGACCTCGCAGGACAAATCCAGTTAACTCCAGACTTCGACCACAAAGCTCTGCGTGAAACTCATCATGCTGCTAATTGATACATCGGTTTGGCTCGGTGTCTTTCGCGATTCCACTGGTCAAATACGCCAGCAGCTTGAAACTCTAATTGCCGATCGTCAGGTTTTCCTCTCCCGATTCACTCAGCTTGAACTTCTTGAAGGGAGCCTGAACGAGCAAGAATGGATCGTCCTCTCTACCTACCTCGCAACACAAGATTACATTGAACTTACGCCTCATTCCTGGCAGTTGGCTGCCCGTATTTACTATGACTTGCGCCGCCAAGGACTTACCGTTGGCAGCCCGATTGATTGCTGCATCGCTCAAGCTGCTCTAGAGAATAATTTACTTTTGATTCACAACGATCGCGACTTTGAAATCATTGCCCAAGTGTGCTCGCTCCAACATTTGCGCTTTCAACCCTAAATCTTTTCTGCAAAGCACTACTGAATGATGCCGGAAAAGTAAATAACTCTTTTCTAGTTGTCAATGAGTCTGCTATTCACACAGATATTTCTAGGATTTACAAAAAAGTTAAGGAGTTTTGAAACTTAACTTTTCTGTATCGACGGCAATGACTCAAATAAGTAAAAATGTTCCTGAATTATATAATTCAGAATTTGGCAATGATACAGCTAGACAAGGCAGTCCTGGAACAAAACAGACAGATAGCGAACCAACCTAACAATAACAGTTCGCTGCCCATACTGCAATGGTTGGATAGTCTCTTGAAACAGGTAATTAGCTCAGACGATACCAATTACGAAATAGATGAGTCCAGGGTAAATCCTTACTCTGGGCTGTATATTGACCCGGTAAGTGTCAGTAAACTATTGGTAGCTGAAGCAGGAACACCAGCATTTTGTGTAGATACTCAAATTTTAGAAGTCCGTTTGCAAAAGGCTTTGCAGGCAGATATTCGCTGGCAGCAGTTGCAACAATCCTTTAACTTATCAGTCTTTGATATGGGTGTCATAGCGATCGCTATTGCACCCGATTTTGACTTGCGTTATGAGAAACTTTATGCATATCTGCAAGATGATGTCACTCGCAAACGTCCCAGTATTGATTTAGTATTGAATCTGCTGTGTGCTAATGCTGTTGACAAACTACAACGACACTCTCACTTTGCTCCTAATGCACCACCGATCCGTCATGGCTTACTACATCTAATCGCGGATGGGCATCAGACACAGCCTGCTTTTCTCAGCCACGCCTTAAAAGTGGATGAACAAGTCAGTCGCTTTTTACGACAACAACCAGGACTCGATCCCCAATTAGCTTGTCATTGCCAGTTAACTCAACCAAATGTCAGTTTGAACGGTTTATTCTTAGAACCGACAATTGAGCAAGGGTTACAAACAATTGCCCACCACCTCAAATCCACAAATCAGCCACTCAGTTTGTATTTCCAGGGAGAACCAGAATTAGGACAACACAAAATAGCTGCTGCTATTGCCACAGAATTACATCGTCCGTTATTGAGCGCTAATTTAGCTCAGGTATTAACCTCAAAAACCAATATTTCTCAATGGTTACAGCGTTTGTGGCGAGAGGCAATATTTCAGAGAGCAGTGCTTTATCTAGAAGGATTGGACAGCTTAAAGCCTCAAGAACATTCAACGGCTTATGCTCAACTGTTGACCATATTATCATCTCAAACATTGTTCGCGATTTTATCAGGCGTACAGCCGTGGGAAGCTACTCGTGACATTGAGATCGTTCAAGTTTCTTTGACAATGCCTGATTTTAATCGAAGACGTGCTTGCTGGCAGTTTCACCTAAATAAAGCCCAGATTCCTCACTCCGATCACGATTTAGATAACATTGCTGACCGATTTCGTCTCACAACAGAGCAAATTAGTCAAGCGATCGCAACTAGCCGCAACCAAGCTCTCTGGCAAGCAATACAACAAAGCCAAACCACAACTCCTGCGATCGCTAATGTGTTTGCCGCCGCCCGCACTCAATCGGGTTTAGATTTAGGTTCAGTTGCCCGCAAGATTCAACCAAAGCATGGTTGGGACGATCTTATATTATCTTCCGAACCCTTAGCTCAACTCAAAGAACTGTGTAATCACGCTAAATATCACCATGTTGTATTCGAGCAGTGGGGCTTTGAACGCAAACTGTCACTCGGTAAGGGATTAAACGCCCTGTTTGGTGGTTCGCCAGGAACGGGGAAGACAATGGCAGCCGGGGTAATTGCCAGAGAATTGCAACTCGATCTGTATAAAATTGACCTGTCGCAAGTTGTGAGTAAATACATTGGCGAAACCGAGAAAAATCTCGATCGGATTTTTACCGCTGCCGAAAATGCCAATGCTATTTTATTGTTCGATGAAGCAGATGCCTTATTTGGCAAACGCTCGGAGGTAAAAGATGCTCGCGATCGCTACGCCAATTTAGAAGTTGCTTACTTGCTCCAAAAGATGGAAGAGTACGAAGGCATCACGATTTTGACTACCAATTTACGTCAAAACCTTGATGAAGCTTTTATTCGCCGGATTCGTTTTATCATTAGCTTTCCCTTTCCCGAAGAAGAAGAACGCTTACAGATTTGGCAAGGGATGTTTCCTACTGAGACACCCCTAGCAACCGATGTTGATTTATCTCGTTTAGCTAAACAATTCAAACTAGCAGGGGGTAGCATTCGCAATATTGTCCTTGCGGCGGCGTTTTTAGCAGCTGATACAGGAGAAGCAATGCTCTCTGAAGGGAGATGCTCTGCGATCGCAATGAAACATTTACTGCAAGCAACTAAGCGAGAGTTACAGAAAACAGGACGGTTAATCAATGAGGCAGAGTTTTTATGAGGATTTGTCCTTTGTCATTGGTCATGAATTCTTTCTCGAAACTTATTCAGAGAGGTGAGGTATAGTTAATTTATGCAGGACAGTACATTCTTACGTATGGCAATTACAAACTTAGATGCGATTGCAGATTATTTTATTTACATAGCTAACGAGACAGGTTCATTTATCAGTAACCTGAAGCTGCAAAAACTTGTGTATTATGCTCAAGCTTGGCATTTAGGAATTTATGATACTCCTTTGTTTGAGGAAGACTTTGAAGCTTGGGTGCATGGTCCAGTTATCCCTTCTTTGTTTTACAAGTATAAAGAATTTGGATGGAAGCCGATTCTTAAAGAAGTTGAGCAGCCTAAGTTTATGTCAGAATTAGAAGAATTTTTAGAGAATTTGACTGAGGAGTATTTTATTTGTGATGGGTATGAACTAGAACTAATGGTTACTCGTGAAGACCCTTGGAAGTTGGCGAGAAAAGGTTTAGCTAGAGATGAACCTTCTCATGCGATTATTACTAAAGAATCCATGAGAATCTTCTACAAAGAACGTGCCGCCTAAAAAACCTAAAAAAACAGATACCCGTAATAAACAATCTGCATCTGCAATTAAACGAATACCAGTAGAAATACCACAAGGAACTAGTTTTTCTTTTAGATATCTCCAAAATGATAAGCCAAAATTCACCATTCAAAATCGAGATACTAAGTATTTTGAATCTCTTCTCATGAGATTGCGAGATTTATCAACCTTAACATTTGCAGAAATTATTAACAATCGTAGTAAAAGTCTTCGATGCCATTTGATAGATTGGAAAGATACAACAGAACCAAATGGCTTTGGCATACCGAACGAGGAGCAAATCGTCAACTCAGCTTATCAGTTTCAGATATCATCAAACGAACATGGTAGGGTGCATGGCTTTTTTCTTGAAAATATTTTTTATATTGTTTGGCTAGACCCTAATCACAACCTTTATCAATGATTATGTGTTAAAAACGCTACACATATTTACGCTGTATGCCACCAGTGACATTGAGATAATTATAGTTTTTTGTCATTGGTCATTTGTCATTAATTTTTTCTCCCTTATCTCCCTTTTATCGCAATGATTCATTACTTAGACGAAACACTCAGGATTTTACTAAGTGAAGTGATGTTAGGAATGCAACCTCATAGCATTCAATTTGAGCGTCCCACCAAAACCTGGGAAGACCAAACGACAGAACCTCGCATTAATTGTTTTCTCTATGATATACGTGAAAATACAGAATTAAGGTTTGATAGACAACAATATCTAAATGTACCGCCCAACGAAAAAACGGGTACTCGGCAAGTTGCTCCCCGACGCATAGATTTTACCTATCTAATTACAGCGTGGTGTGCAGAGGTTAGCGATGAGCATGAATTGTTGGGTAACGTGTTACTGACGTTATTGCGCTACCCTACTTTACCAAAAGATAAGCTACACCAAAACTTACAAAATCAACCATTCCCGATCCGAACTTGGGTGAGTCAACCAGAAGACACGCCCAAGATTTGGGAATTTTGGGGCGCGAATGAGTGGCGTTTAAAAGCAGGAATCAGTTATCGCCTGACACTAGCGATCGCACCAACTCCCGAAACAGTCACATTGCCTAACGAAACACGAATCAACATCAACATCGATGATAATCCAAAATCTAAAATCCAAAATCCAAAATTGAATTGAGGTGTCCTATGTCCCACAAATCACCAAAAGCGATCGCTTCTTCCAAATCTCAAACCACACAGCAAACAGCCGATTTGCAGCCAGAAAGTCTAGAAGCAGAAGAACTGACTGCACAAGAACCAGTTTCACTTGCATCACAGATTTCGTCAATTAGTAATACTCCAAAT
This genomic interval from Scytonema hofmannii PCC 7110 contains the following:
- a CDS encoding ATP-binding protein, which encodes MIQLDKAVLEQNRQIANQPNNNSSLPILQWLDSLLKQVISSDDTNYEIDESRVNPYSGLYIDPVSVSKLLVAEAGTPAFCVDTQILEVRLQKALQADIRWQQLQQSFNLSVFDMGVIAIAIAPDFDLRYEKLYAYLQDDVTRKRPSIDLVLNLLCANAVDKLQRHSHFAPNAPPIRHGLLHLIADGHQTQPAFLSHALKVDEQVSRFLRQQPGLDPQLACHCQLTQPNVSLNGLFLEPTIEQGLQTIAHHLKSTNQPLSLYFQGEPELGQHKIAAAIATELHRPLLSANLAQVLTSKTNISQWLQRLWREAIFQRAVLYLEGLDSLKPQEHSTAYAQLLTILSSQTLFAILSGVQPWEATRDIEIVQVSLTMPDFNRRRACWQFHLNKAQIPHSDHDLDNIADRFRLTTEQISQAIATSRNQALWQAIQQSQTTTPAIANVFAAARTQSGLDLGSVARKIQPKHGWDDLILSSEPLAQLKELCNHAKYHHVVFEQWGFERKLSLGKGLNALFGGSPGTGKTMAAGVIARELQLDLYKIDLSQVVSKYIGETEKNLDRIFTAAENANAILLFDEADALFGKRSEVKDARDRYANLEVAYLLQKMEEYEGITILTTNLRQNLDEAFIRRIRFIISFPFPEEEERLQIWQGMFPTETPLATDVDLSRLAKQFKLAGGSIRNIVLAAAFLAADTGEAMLSEGRCSAIAMKHLLQATKRELQKTGRLINEAEFL
- a CDS encoding type II toxin-antitoxin system VapB family antitoxin, which codes for MQITLNLDEALLNEAFQLTNLTTQEELLNLALQELVRSRRKKNLLDLAGQIQLTPDFDHKALRETHHAAN
- a CDS encoding DUF4278 domain-containing protein, producing MQLSYRGSQYNTSHTQFPNPPYFVNTKYRGISYSILRITTVPTQTKSELKYRGVTYLNLPHPKSEVSKLLHPLNLSHQ
- a CDS encoding Pvc16 family protein — its product is MIHYLDETLRILLSEVMLGMQPHSIQFERPTKTWEDQTTEPRINCFLYDIRENTELRFDRQQYLNVPPNEKTGTRQVAPRRIDFTYLITAWCAEVSDEHELLGNVLLTLLRYPTLPKDKLHQNLQNQPFPIRTWVSQPEDTPKIWEFWGANEWRLKAGISYRLTLAIAPTPETVTLPNETRININIDDNPKSKIQNPKLN
- a CDS encoding PIN domain nuclease → MLLIDTSVWLGVFRDSTGQIRQQLETLIADRQVFLSRFTQLELLEGSLNEQEWIVLSTYLATQDYIELTPHSWQLAARIYYDLRRQGLTVGSPIDCCIAQAALENNLLLIHNDRDFEIIAQVCSLQHLRFQP
- a CDS encoding type II toxin-antitoxin system RelE family toxin, with protein sequence MVPQQPGKRYKKIPIDIKKQIDSKILDLAIEPRPNGVKKLQYENSYRIQVGDYRVIDEIEDNFLLVVARIPQI
- a CDS encoding Panacea domain-containing protein; this encodes MAITNLDAIADYFIYIANETGSFISNLKLQKLVYYAQAWHLGIYDTPLFEEDFEAWVHGPVIPSLFYKYKEFGWKPILKEVEQPKFMSELEEFLENLTEEYFICDGYELELMVTREDPWKLARKGLARDEPSHAIITKESMRIFYKERAA